One region of Chryseobacterium sp. SORGH_AS_0447 genomic DNA includes:
- a CDS encoding porin family protein, with protein MNKFLLRALVLASVNIAVLANAQFRTRNRMDKLEDFDEQKFSWGFYLNGNRLDYRIVLHPRYGMNNNQNLVTSKESYSFGAGLIAKWRLNDYLDVRLEPGLQFGQRQLTFNTQSNDQYAAGTLTNDPFIPFPLQEKDRVREIKSTLVDVPVLLELHGQRWYNSRPYVAAGVNYIVNLQSNSSSTDDNLQGVFRSTTHNFAWSAEMGIQFYFNKFKLTPAVRGTFIMNNEIVADNATTPPYWTAAMSTLQTRAIFFVLKFE; from the coding sequence ATGAATAAATTTTTATTAAGAGCACTGGTTTTAGCCTCAGTAAATATTGCCGTTTTAGCGAACGCGCAATTCAGAACCCGTAACAGAATGGATAAGTTGGAAGATTTCGACGAACAGAAATTCAGCTGGGGTTTTTATCTGAATGGTAACAGACTGGACTACCGTATCGTTCTGCATCCGAGATACGGGATGAATAATAATCAGAATCTTGTTACGTCTAAGGAAAGTTACAGCTTCGGTGCGGGTCTTATCGCAAAATGGAGACTGAACGATTATCTGGATGTAAGATTAGAACCGGGGTTACAATTCGGCCAGAGACAGTTGACTTTTAATACACAGTCCAACGACCAGTATGCGGCAGGTACCTTAACGAACGATCCTTTTATCCCATTTCCTTTACAGGAAAAAGACAGGGTAAGAGAAATTAAAAGTACTTTGGTGGATGTTCCTGTATTATTGGAACTTCACGGGCAGAGATGGTACAATTCCAGACCTTATGTTGCGGCAGGGGTAAACTATATCGTAAACCTTCAGTCTAACTCAAGTTCTACGGATGATAACCTTCAGGGGGTCTTCAGATCGACTACGCATAACTTTGCATGGTCTGCGGAAATGGGAATCCAGTTTTACTTCAACAAGTTTAAATTGACGCCGGCCGTAAGAGGAACATTCATCATGAACAATGAAATTGTAGCGGATAATGCAACAACGCCTCCGTACTGGACGGCTGCCATGTCTACCTTGCAGACAAGAGCCATATTCTTCGTTCTGAAATTCGAATAA
- a CDS encoding 3-oxoacyl-ACP synthase III family protein, producing the protein MPNTIIIGSGSYLPSRVIGRDYFLDSEFYTEDGVKIDKPAEETIAKFVEITEIENRRFIEDDLSNSQIGYEASKLAIADAGIDQEELDYIIYASNFGEVTVNGYADFMPTMAARVKNKLGIKNRKCITYDMLFGCPGWVEAMILADNLIKAKVAKTILVIGAETLSRVTDPHDRNRMIFADGAGAVVVKATDEENVGIIAHNTICDNGLELDYLANGPSINKESDQTRLFVRMQGRKIYEYALKNVPAAIKETIEDAGLSIEDINKILIHQANAKMDYAMIERLHKLYNVKDYDHSISPMTIQDFGNSSVATIPTMFDLIIKGKMEGQSFKEKGNIVMTSVGAGMNINAIVYRFP; encoded by the coding sequence ATGCCGAATACGATCATCATTGGTTCTGGATCTTACCTTCCCAGCAGAGTTATCGGAAGAGATTATTTCTTAGATTCAGAGTTTTATACTGAAGACGGGGTGAAGATTGACAAACCTGCCGAAGAAACCATCGCAAAATTTGTAGAAATCACGGAAATTGAAAACAGAAGGTTCATCGAGGACGACCTTTCCAACTCACAAATCGGCTATGAAGCTTCAAAACTTGCGATTGCAGATGCCGGCATCGATCAGGAAGAACTGGATTATATCATTTATGCCAGCAATTTCGGTGAAGTTACCGTAAACGGATACGCAGATTTTATGCCGACGATGGCAGCCCGGGTAAAGAATAAGCTGGGTATTAAAAACAGAAAATGTATCACTTATGATATGCTTTTTGGATGTCCGGGATGGGTAGAAGCCATGATCCTTGCCGACAACCTGATTAAAGCTAAGGTAGCAAAAACGATCTTGGTAATCGGTGCTGAAACGTTAAGCAGGGTAACCGATCCGCACGACCGCAACAGGATGATCTTTGCAGACGGAGCCGGAGCGGTAGTGGTAAAAGCAACCGACGAGGAAAACGTAGGGATTATTGCCCATAATACGATCTGCGACAACGGCCTTGAGCTTGATTATCTGGCTAACGGACCATCTATCAACAAAGAATCCGACCAGACCAGACTGTTTGTAAGAATGCAGGGAAGAAAAATCTACGAGTACGCTCTGAAGAATGTTCCTGCCGCCATTAAAGAAACCATCGAGGATGCCGGTCTTTCTATTGAAGACATCAATAAAATCCTTATTCACCAGGCCAATGCCAAAATGGATTACGCGATGATCGAAAGGCTTCACAAGCTTTATAATGTGAAGGATTACGACCATTCCATCTCTCCGATGACGATCCAGGACTTCGGAAATTCATCTGTAGCGACAATTCCTACCATGTTTGATTTAATTATTAAAGGAAAAATGGAGGGTCAATCGTTTAAAGAAAAAGGTAACATTGTGATGACTTCGGTAGGTGCCGGAATGAACATCAATGCTATCGTTTACAGATTTCCTTAA
- the ubiE gene encoding bifunctional demethylmenaquinone methyltransferase/2-methoxy-6-polyprenyl-1,4-benzoquinol methylase UbiE codes for MTKDITKITPYNSEATKKSQVEDMFDNIAPKYDVLNRVLSLKIDVLWRNTLVKWMKNDQPQEVLDVATGTGDLAIAIEKGTGSRVIGLDLSQQMLNVGVIKIKKLKLDGKISMQKGDAENLPYEDNRFDAVSVAFGVRNFENLTKGLAELRRVVKDNKSVYILEFSKVEGVMGPLYMFYFKNILPAIGRLVSKDNRAYTYLPDSVNAFPYGEKMRQILLDTGFKKVEYKKLSLGIATIYKATK; via the coding sequence TTGACAAAAGATATTACCAAAATTACACCCTACAACTCTGAAGCTACGAAAAAGAGCCAGGTAGAGGATATGTTCGACAATATTGCACCGAAATACGATGTTCTGAATCGTGTGCTTTCTCTGAAAATTGATGTTTTATGGAGAAATACGCTGGTGAAATGGATGAAAAATGACCAGCCTCAGGAAGTGCTGGATGTGGCTACAGGAACCGGAGATCTGGCAATCGCCATTGAAAAGGGAACAGGTTCCAGAGTAATTGGTTTGGATTTATCGCAACAAATGTTAAATGTTGGCGTTATTAAAATAAAAAAACTTAAATTAGACGGCAAAATTTCCATGCAAAAAGGCGATGCAGAGAATCTTCCTTATGAGGACAATAGGTTCGATGCCGTTTCCGTTGCATTTGGAGTAAGGAATTTTGAAAACCTTACCAAAGGTTTGGCAGAATTGAGAAGAGTAGTGAAAGATAACAAGAGTGTTTATATACTGGAGTTTTCAAAAGTTGAAGGGGTTATGGGGCCATTGTATATGTTTTATTTCAAAAACATTTTACCTGCTATAGGCAGGCTGGTTTCCAAAGATAATAGGGCATATACATACCTTCCGGATTCTGTAAATGCTTTTCCTTACGGGGAAAAAATGAGACAAATTCTTTTAGATACAGGATTTAAAAAAGTTGAATATAAAAAACTAAGTTTAGGTATAGCCACAATTTATAAAGCAACAAAGTAA
- a CDS encoding tyrosine-type recombinase/integrase, with the protein MNFTFYLPETQKVSGPIYLRVLDESFRLDFVFLTGIMMAPQEWDAEKERPKNIYLKKNKNISAVLDRIKVELAEYIRQRKTGKKAVTKTGISKKLSEIITAKALQQPENSFLSLTLSYITVRKEMICHSTYKRYLVFFRLLQRFEGFLHRRLILTNINAEFVRDFFIFGKKEEYSENTLHRTIHFVKTILNFAEKKGMVTHVRELEVRREKKPARIIILTESEIAKIKQTEVPEEYVTAKDWLLISCYTGQRISDFMVFNKSQLSETGSRMYITFIQQKTRKEIILPLHPVVLNILKENDYCFPDPIDHDIYNRRIRKIARLAGINEQINARKRTGHRSEDTFVKKWEVISSHIGRRSFASNFYGKIPTPLLMQATGHSTEKMFLNYINHNSHERLATLGNYFEQLYAG; encoded by the coding sequence ATGAATTTTACTTTTTATCTTCCGGAAACACAAAAAGTTTCCGGCCCTATTTATCTACGTGTTCTGGATGAGTCATTTCGTCTGGATTTTGTTTTTCTTACCGGTATCATGATGGCTCCTCAGGAATGGGATGCTGAAAAGGAACGTCCGAAAAATATTTACCTGAAAAAAAATAAAAACATCAGCGCGGTTTTGGATCGTATTAAAGTGGAATTGGCTGAATACATCAGGCAGCGCAAAACGGGTAAGAAAGCAGTTACCAAGACAGGAATTTCAAAAAAGCTTAGTGAAATCATCACAGCCAAGGCTTTGCAGCAGCCGGAAAATTCATTTCTAAGCCTTACTCTTTCTTATATCACTGTCCGTAAAGAGATGATCTGCCATTCTACGTACAAACGCTATCTCGTATTCTTCAGGCTTCTCCAACGTTTTGAAGGGTTTCTTCATAGACGTCTGATCCTCACAAATATCAATGCAGAGTTTGTCCGTGATTTTTTTATCTTCGGAAAAAAAGAGGAGTACAGCGAAAATACGCTTCACAGGACTATTCATTTTGTAAAGACCATCCTGAATTTTGCTGAAAAAAAAGGAATGGTAACCCACGTACGGGAACTGGAAGTCCGCAGGGAGAAAAAGCCTGCCCGCATCATTATCCTTACCGAATCTGAGATCGCAAAAATAAAGCAGACCGAAGTTCCTGAAGAATATGTAACAGCCAAAGACTGGCTGCTGATCAGCTGCTATACGGGACAGCGGATTTCAGATTTCATGGTTTTCAATAAAAGTCAGCTTTCGGAAACAGGGAGCCGGATGTATATTACTTTTATACAGCAGAAAACACGTAAAGAAATTATTCTTCCGCTTCATCCTGTTGTTTTGAATATTCTGAAGGAAAATGACTATTGCTTTCCCGATCCCATCGACCATGACATTTATAACCGCCGGATCAGGAAGATTGCCAGACTGGCAGGGATCAATGAACAGATCAATGCCAGAAAGCGAACCGGCCACCGTTCGGAGGACACTTTTGTAAAAAAATGGGAAGTCATCAGCAGCCACATCGGCAGGCGGAGCTTCGCATCCAACTTCTATGGAAAGATCCCGACTCCTTTGCTGATGCAGGCCACCGGCCACAGTACGGAAAAGATGTTCCTGAACTACATCAACCATAACAGCCATGAACGCCTGGCAACCCTGGGGAATTATTTTGAGCAGCTTTACGCAGGATAG
- a CDS encoding metallophosphoesterase: MQRNFLIIAAVFLVLEVYIYQAIRTLTDNSWIKIGYGIVSLAVYGFFAYEMAHFNKGERSMMRAQIMISIFLVFILPKIFIVLFLLIDDIFRTGSYLIGFTRSSENFFPERRKFLSIMGLGLGGVLSALFIDGITFGKYRHKVRRVRINFTNLPKSFKGYKIVQISDVHSGSFSDPSKLEHAINLINEQNPDLVLFTGDMVNNVADEFKPFIPLFSKIKAKDGKFAVLGNHDYADYVTWASLDAKKKNLDTLIDYERQAGFDMLRNEHRVIEKNGEKIYILGVENWGLKPFPQFGRLDDALKGVPESAVKILMSHDPTHFDYVVKNHPGNVHLTLSGHTHGMQFGLDLKNVKWSPVQYRYPKWADLYESEGKMLYVNRGFGVLGYPGRVGVLPEITLFELA; the protein is encoded by the coding sequence ATGCAGAGAAATTTTTTAATCATCGCAGCTGTCTTCCTCGTATTAGAAGTCTATATCTACCAGGCTATAAGAACTTTAACCGATAATTCTTGGATTAAAATCGGATACGGAATCGTTTCTTTAGCCGTCTATGGATTCTTCGCTTATGAAATGGCCCATTTTAATAAAGGGGAAAGAAGCATGATGCGCGCACAGATCATGATTTCCATTTTCCTGGTCTTTATCCTTCCTAAAATCTTTATCGTGCTGTTTTTGTTGATCGATGATATTTTCAGGACCGGAAGCTATCTGATCGGATTTACGCGATCTTCCGAAAATTTTTTCCCGGAAAGAAGAAAGTTTCTAAGTATTATGGGATTAGGTTTAGGCGGCGTCCTTTCTGCCCTTTTTATCGACGGGATTACTTTCGGAAAGTACCGGCATAAGGTAAGAAGAGTAAGAATCAACTTTACCAATCTTCCGAAAAGTTTCAAAGGCTACAAAATCGTTCAGATCTCCGACGTGCACAGCGGGAGCTTTTCCGATCCGAGCAAACTGGAGCATGCGATCAACCTGATTAACGAGCAGAATCCCGATCTTGTCCTGTTTACAGGAGATATGGTAAACAATGTAGCGGATGAATTCAAGCCTTTTATTCCTTTATTTTCTAAAATTAAAGCGAAAGACGGGAAATTTGCCGTTCTGGGCAACCATGATTATGCAGATTATGTCACCTGGGCTTCACTGGACGCCAAAAAGAAAAACCTGGATACGCTGATCGATTATGAAAGACAGGCCGGATTTGATATGCTTCGCAACGAACATCGCGTGATTGAGAAAAACGGCGAGAAGATATACATTCTGGGCGTAGAGAACTGGGGACTGAAACCTTTCCCACAATTCGGAAGGCTGGACGACGCTTTAAAAGGCGTACCTGAATCTGCAGTAAAGATCCTGATGAGCCATGACCCTACCCACTTCGATTACGTTGTCAAAAACCATCCCGGAAATGTTCATCTGACACTTTCCGGACATACCCATGGCATGCAGTTCGGTCTCGACCTGAAAAATGTAAAATGGTCACCGGTACAGTACCGATATCCGAAATGGGCCGATCTGTATGAAAGTGAAGGCAAAATGCTGTATGTCAACAGAGGTTTTGGTGTATTGGGCTATCCCGGAAGAGTGGGCGTCCTGCCGGAAATTACGCTGTTTGAATTAGCATAA
- a CDS encoding NAD-dependent epimerase/dehydratase family protein, whose product MESHTERILITGALGQIGTELTNRLVEIHGAENVVASGLDRWQKGITAAGHYERMDVTNTQLVRQVIKDYEITTVYHLASLLSGTSEKQPIFAWKLNLEPLLHFCEMAKEGLIQKIFWPSSIAVFGKGIPKENVGQDVVLNPTTVYGISKMAGEKWCEYYFDKHGVDVRSIRYPGLISWKTPAGGGTTDYAVEIFYEAIEEGKYTSFISENTGMPMLYMDDAIDATLKLMEAPKENVTVRSSYNLGGMSFTPKELAEEIKKEIPGFEINYKPDFRQAIADSWPASIDDSVAKNDWGLSYNFGISEMTKDMIKNLKVKLGKN is encoded by the coding sequence ATGGAATCCCACACGGAAAGAATACTGATTACAGGTGCTTTAGGACAGATCGGCACCGAGCTTACCAACCGGCTTGTTGAAATTCACGGAGCAGAAAATGTAGTGGCTTCAGGGCTGGACAGATGGCAGAAAGGAATCACTGCCGCAGGCCATTACGAAAGAATGGACGTTACCAATACCCAGCTGGTGAGACAGGTTATCAAAGATTATGAGATTACCACAGTGTATCACCTGGCTTCACTATTGTCAGGTACTTCAGAAAAGCAGCCTATTTTTGCCTGGAAACTGAATCTGGAACCACTGCTTCATTTTTGTGAAATGGCCAAAGAAGGGCTTATCCAAAAGATTTTCTGGCCAAGTTCTATTGCGGTATTCGGAAAAGGAATCCCAAAGGAAAATGTAGGCCAGGATGTCGTTCTGAATCCGACAACGGTTTACGGGATCTCCAAAATGGCAGGAGAGAAGTGGTGCGAGTATTATTTTGACAAGCATGGTGTAGATGTTAGAAGCATCCGTTATCCCGGACTGATTTCCTGGAAAACACCTGCAGGGGGCGGAACAACCGATTATGCCGTAGAGATATTTTACGAAGCTATCGAAGAGGGAAAATATACCAGCTTTATTTCCGAGAATACAGGAATGCCGATGCTTTATATGGATGACGCGATTGATGCTACTTTAAAACTAATGGAAGCTCCGAAAGAAAATGTAACTGTACGTTCATCTTACAATTTAGGCGGAATGTCTTTTACTCCAAAAGAATTGGCAGAAGAAATCAAGAAAGAAATCCCAGGATTTGAGATTAATTATAAACCGGATTTCAGACAGGCAATTGCCGATTCATGGCCGGCATCCATTGATGATTCCGTAGCGAAAAATGATTGGGGGCTTTCCTATAATTTCGGCATTTCTGAAATGACGAAAGATATGATCAAGAATCTTAAGGTGAAACTGGGTAAAAATTAA
- a CDS encoding cell division protein ZapA, with product MEVRRITINIAGRVYPLNVPAAEEETLRKVGKQIENMIKDFEQNFDVRDKQDALAMCALKLGTNAEVVSMNYDKTIQATNERLSKINQSLNETGK from the coding sequence ATGGAGGTAAGAAGAATAACCATTAATATTGCCGGAAGAGTATATCCGCTGAATGTGCCGGCAGCAGAAGAAGAAACGCTGCGCAAGGTAGGGAAGCAGATTGAAAATATGATTAAGGATTTTGAACAGAATTTCGATGTGAGAGACAAGCAGGATGCTTTGGCCATGTGTGCCCTGAAACTGGGAACCAATGCCGAGGTGGTGTCTATGAACTACGATAAAACAATACAAGCTACCAACGAAAGATTATCAAAGATCAATCAATCGTTGAATGAAACAGGGAAATAG
- a CDS encoding polysaccharide deacetylase encodes MVLFTFNIENIEAETKRGSSLLDEERIRITENNSKAILRILDIHDVKASFFIEVSIAEKLQNLIKAISSKGHEIAFYNKNSTLQEIEEIKKWMEEFLEKQIKGIRQKDHQLPQEDLKMLGFGYVSNIDHADILFPFKRLKRDTEITEEDGVSMVPESISPYSQLPYNDFVFQMLPMKYYKNMVFETLKKDDFVLIYLNSWQFTDFSKYHFGIPFYRKWNSGKKIEDKLDKLLCWINDNEMATSRMKDYIF; translated from the coding sequence ATGGTATTGTTTACTTTCAACATTGAGAATATAGAGGCGGAAACTAAAAGAGGATCTTCTCTATTGGATGAAGAAAGAATCAGAATAACAGAAAACAATTCTAAGGCCATTCTCAGAATTTTAGATATTCATGATGTAAAAGCAAGTTTTTTTATTGAAGTTTCAATTGCAGAAAAATTGCAAAACCTCATAAAAGCAATTTCATCCAAAGGGCATGAAATTGCTTTTTACAATAAAAATTCCACGCTTCAGGAAATCGAAGAAATCAAAAAATGGATGGAGGAATTTTTGGAAAAACAGATCAAGGGGATTCGACAGAAAGATCATCAGCTGCCCCAGGAAGATCTTAAAATGCTCGGTTTCGGTTATGTTTCCAATATCGATCATGCCGATATTCTTTTTCCTTTCAAACGCCTGAAACGCGATACGGAAATTACCGAGGAAGACGGGGTGAGTATGGTTCCTGAAAGTATTTCTCCCTACAGCCAGCTGCCGTATAATGATTTCGTCTTTCAGATGCTGCCGATGAAGTATTATAAAAATATGGTTTTTGAAACCCTCAAAAAAGACGATTTCGTATTAATTTATCTAAATTCCTGGCAGTTTACCGATTTCAGCAAATACCATTTTGGTATTCCTTTTTACAGAAAATGGAATTCAGGAAAGAAGATCGAAGACAAGCTCGATAAGCTTTTGTGCTGGATTAACGACAATGAAATGGCAACTTCGAGAATGAAAGACTATATTTTTTAA
- a CDS encoding helix-turn-helix domain-containing protein — MKHPNYKKIYGDMITMKFPDKQEICRSILDKSKLSTIDIIDLQKKIFGIDNISMGQSNQRYKSYDKSTILKILDYQEKNGLNNNELARHFNLSRNTVAKWKKLFQ, encoded by the coding sequence ATGAAGCATCCAAACTATAAAAAAATTTATGGCGATATGATTACCATGAAGTTTCCCGATAAGCAGGAAATCTGCAGGAGCATACTCGACAAATCGAAACTAAGCACCATTGATATCATCGATCTACAAAAAAAAATATTCGGAATAGATAATATTTCAATGGGACAGTCTAATCAGCGCTATAAATCCTACGACAAATCTACGATACTGAAAATCTTAGACTATCAAGAGAAGAACGGACTTAACAATAATGAACTGGCAAGACATTTTAATTTAAGCAGAAATACCGTAGCCAAATGGAAAAAACTGTTTCAGTAA
- a CDS encoding transposase, with the protein MNFKKIHIGELIKQRVYETEIEHMRICKFFDCTEKEIAEMYEAENLYPDVIMKWCKLLEYDFFRIYTQHLILYAPINQEKYSKKKTGKSALPSFRKSIYTQEVIEFILELILTGQKTKTEIISDYNIPKTTLYKWLQKYSATEGKKEKNNDV; encoded by the coding sequence ATGAATTTCAAAAAAATACACATCGGAGAACTGATCAAACAGCGGGTATACGAAACCGAAATCGAACATATGCGGATCTGTAAATTCTTCGACTGCACTGAAAAGGAAATCGCTGAAATGTATGAAGCTGAAAACCTATACCCGGATGTGATTATGAAATGGTGCAAGCTTCTAGAATACGATTTTTTCAGAATCTACACTCAGCATTTGATCCTTTACGCTCCTATTAATCAAGAGAAATACAGCAAGAAAAAAACCGGTAAATCAGCATTGCCTTCCTTCCGTAAGAGCATTTATACCCAGGAAGTCATCGAATTTATTTTAGAGCTTATCCTTACCGGCCAGAAAACCAAAACAGAAATCATAAGTGATTATAACATTCCTAAAACAACTTTATATAAATGGCTGCAAAAATACAGTGCAACAGAGGGGAAAAAAGAAAAAAACAATGATGTATAA
- the rny gene encoding ribonuclease Y yields MTTAIIVGIICLVIGAVVGILFSKSSLNTKAKFIIDDAKKNAENLIEKANVQAESIKKEKNIQAKEKFLELKSQHDADIQSREKKMQEVEKRTKDKEHKLNDELSKVGKLEKDLDKQIADYAKKTEILERKQQELDVATAKKVEILEKISNYSAEEAKAELVESLKAEAKTRAQAHVQSIMEEAQLNAKSEARKIVIQTIQRIGTEQAIENSVSVFNIESDEVKGRIIGREGRNIRALEAVTGVEIIVDDTPEAILLSCFDPVRREIARLSLHRLVTDGRIHPARIEEVVEKTRKQIEEEIIEVGKRTIIDLGIHGLHPELIKIVGRMKYRSSYGQNLLQHSREVANIAATMAAELGLNVKLAKRAGLLHDIGKVPEQESELPHALLGMQWAEKYGENAEVVNAIGAHHDEVEMTSLLSPIIQVADAISGARPGARRQVLESYIQRLKDLESAALSFDGVSSAYAIQAGRELRVMVESGKVNDEVASQLSYDISEKIQNELTYPGQVKVTVIRETRAVNIAR; encoded by the coding sequence ATGACAACAGCCATTATAGTCGGCATAATTTGCCTGGTCATTGGTGCAGTGGTAGGAATACTTTTTTCCAAAAGCTCACTCAATACCAAAGCAAAATTTATTATAGATGATGCAAAGAAAAATGCTGAAAACCTAATAGAAAAAGCTAACGTACAAGCCGAATCCATAAAGAAAGAAAAGAACATCCAGGCCAAGGAAAAATTCCTGGAGCTGAAATCCCAGCATGACGCAGACATCCAGTCCCGCGAAAAGAAAATGCAGGAGGTGGAAAAAAGAACCAAGGATAAGGAGCACAAGCTGAACGATGAGCTTAGCAAAGTAGGGAAGCTGGAAAAAGACCTTGACAAGCAGATTGCCGATTATGCAAAGAAAACGGAAATCCTTGAAAGAAAACAGCAGGAGCTTGACGTTGCAACAGCTAAGAAAGTTGAAATTTTAGAAAAAATATCCAACTACTCTGCGGAAGAGGCCAAAGCCGAATTGGTAGAATCGTTGAAAGCAGAAGCCAAAACAAGAGCTCAGGCGCATGTTCAGAGCATTATGGAAGAAGCTCAGCTGAATGCCAAAAGTGAGGCGAGAAAAATCGTTATCCAGACGATCCAGAGAATCGGAACCGAACAGGCGATTGAAAACTCGGTATCGGTATTCAACATTGAATCTGACGAAGTGAAAGGACGAATCATCGGTAGAGAGGGTAGAAATATCCGTGCTTTGGAAGCCGTAACCGGAGTAGAGATCATCGTTGATGATACTCCGGAAGCGATTCTTCTTTCTTGTTTCGACCCGGTAAGAAGAGAGATCGCCAGATTATCCCTTCACCGATTGGTAACCGACGGAAGAATTCACCCGGCAAGAATCGAAGAAGTAGTAGAGAAAACAAGAAAGCAGATCGAAGAGGAGATCATCGAAGTAGGTAAGAGAACCATCATTGATCTTGGAATCCACGGATTACACCCGGAACTGATCAAGATCGTAGGTAGAATGAAATACCGTTCTTCTTACGGACAGAACCTATTACAGCACTCCAGAGAAGTAGCAAACATTGCTGCAACCATGGCTGCTGAATTGGGATTAAACGTAAAATTAGCGAAAAGAGCAGGTCTTTTACACGATATCGGGAAAGTTCCTGAGCAGGAATCCGAACTTCCTCACGCTTTACTGGGAATGCAGTGGGCAGAGAAGTACGGTGAAAATGCAGAGGTGGTAAATGCGATTGGGGCACACCACGACGAAGTGGAAATGACTTCATTATTATCACCGATTATTCAGGTTGCCGATGCGATTTCCGGAGCAAGACCGGGCGCCAGAAGACAGGTGCTTGAATCATATATCCAGAGACTGAAAGATCTTGAATCTGCAGCATTAAGCTTTGACGGGGTATCTTCCGCTTACGCAATCCAGGCCGGTAGAGAACTTAGGGTAATGGTAGAAAGCGGAAAGGTAAATGACGAAGTCGCTTCCCAGTTATCTTATGACATTTCAGAAAAGATCCAGAATGAGCTTACTTATCCGGGACAGGTGAAAGTAACCGTAATTAGAGAAACCAGAGCGGTGAATATTGCAAGATAA
- a CDS encoding MFS transporter encodes MQELSLSSKLKYIFSIPVIISALGYFVDIYDLLLFGIVRIPSLKALGLNPDVDGTFILNAQMVGLLIGGIFWGIFGDKKGRLSVLFGSILVYSLSNIACGFLPYFPKEHLVYQYAGLRFIAGIGLAGELGAGITLVSESLPKSLRAIGTSVVAGFGLMGAVVAQLTVELAGGWNISYIIGGVLGIMLLFLRISVSESGIYKNIEHQSVSKGNFLSFFTNKNRLIRYLKCIAVGLPTWYCIGILAVLANQFAPEMGIENLNPGKAIMWAYVGISVGDLASGFISHLLKSRKMAIFYMLVFTIVGVAIMLFGNTDSETKYYMFCVWLGLGTGYWAMFVTLAAEQFGTNIRNTATTTVPNMVRGLVPVMIFTFDLFKKDFSVIISAALVGLIVFGLAFYSALTVSETHDKDLEFVE; translated from the coding sequence ATGCAAGAACTTTCCCTGTCTTCCAAACTGAAGTACATTTTTTCCATTCCTGTCATCATTTCCGCTTTAGGATACTTTGTAGACATCTACGACTTACTGCTGTTCGGTATTGTAAGGATTCCCAGTCTGAAGGCGTTGGGCTTGAATCCGGATGTCGACGGAACTTTTATTCTGAATGCTCAGATGGTCGGTCTGCTGATCGGAGGAATCTTTTGGGGAATTTTCGGCGATAAGAAAGGAAGGCTTTCGGTACTGTTCGGTTCTATTCTGGTGTATTCTTTATCGAATATTGCCTGCGGTTTTCTGCCTTATTTTCCAAAAGAGCATCTGGTGTACCAATATGCCGGATTAAGGTTTATCGCAGGGATTGGTCTCGCCGGAGAGCTCGGAGCCGGAATTACGCTGGTTTCTGAAAGTCTGCCGAAGAGTTTAAGAGCCATCGGCACCTCCGTTGTTGCCGGTTTTGGTCTGATGGGTGCTGTGGTTGCCCAGCTCACCGTGGAACTGGCGGGCGGATGGAACATTTCCTACATCATTGGAGGTGTATTGGGAATTATGCTGCTGTTCCTGAGAATCAGCGTTTCTGAATCCGGGATCTACAAAAACATAGAACATCAATCGGTTTCCAAAGGGAATTTTCTTTCATTCTTTACCAACAAAAACCGTTTGATACGATATTTAAAATGTATTGCCGTCGGGCTGCCGACCTGGTATTGTATCGGGATTTTAGCCGTTTTGGCCAACCAGTTTGCGCCGGAAATGGGGATTGAAAATCTGAATCCCGGAAAGGCGATCATGTGGGCTTATGTTGGAATTTCCGTCGGTGACTTAGCCAGCGGGTTTATTTCCCATCTTCTGAAGTCTCGGAAAATGGCTATTTTTTATATGCTCGTGTTTACCATCGTCGGGGTGGCCATTATGCTTTTCGGGAATACCGATTCGGAGACAAAATATTATATGTTCTGTGTTTGGCTGGGTCTGGGAACAGGATATTGGGCCATGTTTGTTACCCTGGCCGCCGAGCAGTTCGGGACGAATATCAGGAATACAGCCACCACCACAGTTCCGAATATGGTTCGCGGGCTGGTGCCGGTAATGATCTTTACATTCGATCTTTTTAAAAAGGATTTTTCAGTGATCATCAGTGCGGCATTGGTAGGACTAATCGTCTTCGGACTGGCATTCTATTCGGCCCTTACCGTATCGGAAACGCATGATAAAGATCTTGAATTTGTAGAATAA